The Immundisolibacter cernigliae genome has a window encoding:
- a CDS encoding REP-associated tyrosine transposase, with the protein MSTSPHGRDLRKGRWSLSGQVYLLTVVTVDRAPRFAEWTVARQAVRAFHSPPVAAQVTTLAFVVMPDHVHWLAQLNHGGTVSEAVRLYKATVSVALGGGAWQRGFHDRALRRQDDVRAVARYIVANPLRAGLVRDIGDYPHWDAVWL; encoded by the coding sequence ATCAGCACGTCTCCACACGGCCGGGATCTGCGAAAAGGCCGCTGGTCGCTATCGGGACAGGTGTACCTCCTCACGGTGGTTACGGTGGACAGGGCGCCCCGGTTTGCCGAATGGACGGTCGCCCGTCAGGCGGTCCGCGCCTTCCACTCGCCGCCGGTCGCTGCCCAGGTGACGACCCTGGCCTTCGTGGTCATGCCGGACCATGTGCACTGGCTGGCGCAGCTGAATCACGGCGGCACGGTTTCGGAAGCGGTTCGCCTGTACAAGGCGACCGTGTCGGTGGCGCTGGGCGGCGGCGCGTGGCAGCGCGGCTTTCATGATCGGGCCTTGCGCCGGCAGGATGATGTGCGTGCGGTCGCGCGCTATATCGTGGCCAATCCGCTGCGCGCAGGGCTGGTGCGGGATATCGGGGACTATCCTCACTGGGATGCCGTGTGGTTGTAG
- a CDS encoding transglutaminase-like cysteine peptidase translates to MQSLLSHIRRAAAAAGRSAQRSHGRRRRRAGFGLLLAVLLLPANAVGPAFDSDALRAIERRYGPAAARRVQDWRQLIDTTRDRPLPARLQAVNEFFNQMLFVDDIIHWKKSDYWATPVEFLATEGGDCEDFAIAKYFTLLELGVPESRLQITYVKALRLNQAHMVLAYYANPAADPLVLDNLVPDVLPGSSRDDLVPVYSFNGQGLWISRARGRGKRVGGSERLSLWQDLITRMEAPASAPTRETVR, encoded by the coding sequence TTGCAAAGCCTACTGAGCCACATTCGACGAGCGGCCGCAGCGGCCGGTCGCAGCGCGCAACGCAGCCACGGCCGTCGGCGCCGGCGCGCCGGGTTCGGTTTGCTGCTGGCGGTGTTGTTGCTGCCGGCCAATGCCGTCGGCCCGGCCTTCGACTCCGACGCGCTGCGTGCCATCGAACGCCGCTACGGTCCGGCGGCGGCCCGGCGCGTGCAGGACTGGCGCCAGCTGATCGACACCACCCGCGACCGGCCGTTGCCGGCCAGACTGCAGGCGGTGAATGAATTCTTCAATCAGATGCTGTTCGTGGATGACATCATCCATTGGAAAAAAAGCGACTACTGGGCCACGCCGGTCGAATTTCTGGCCACTGAAGGCGGTGATTGCGAGGACTTCGCGATCGCCAAATACTTCACCCTGCTCGAACTGGGCGTGCCCGAATCACGGCTGCAGATTACTTACGTCAAGGCGCTGCGATTGAACCAGGCGCACATGGTGCTGGCCTACTACGCCAACCCCGCCGCCGATCCGCTGGTGCTCGACAATCTGGTGCCGGATGTCCTGCCCGGTTCGTCGCGCGACGACCTTGTCCCCGTGTACAGTTTCAATGGCCAGGGCCTATGGATTTCGAGGGCTCGCGGGCGCGGCAAACGCGTCGGCGGCTCCGAGCGTCTGAGCCTGTGGCAGGACCTGATAACCCGCATGGAAGCACCCGCCTCCGCCCCGACCCGCGAGACCGTCCGATGA
- a CDS encoding type II toxin-antitoxin system RelE/ParE family toxin produces the protein MNRSNANSSAMKIEWSQPARDDLAQIRAHIAADSPRYARQFSERIIGAVRKLCEFPLIGRKVPEADLDNVRELIFQNYRIIYHVEEHHLFVLSVTHGSRDLTRQSNQPWEIG, from the coding sequence ATGAACAGATCGAACGCGAATTCCTCGGCGATGAAAATTGAGTGGTCGCAACCGGCGCGCGATGATCTGGCACAGATTCGCGCTCACATCGCGGCGGACTCGCCGCGTTACGCACGGCAGTTCTCAGAGCGCATCATCGGGGCCGTGCGCAAGCTGTGCGAGTTTCCGTTGATCGGGCGCAAGGTGCCGGAAGCCGACCTCGACAACGTGCGCGAACTTATTTTTCAAAACTACCGGATCATCTACCATGTCGAAGAACACCACCTGTTCGTCTTGAGCGTGACGCACGGCAGCCGCGATCTGACTCGACAATCCAATCAGCCTTGGGAAATCGGGTAA
- a CDS encoding pilus assembly PilX family protein, which translates to MHIQSFAAKAHQRGVSTLVVAIVLLIAATFLTFFAAKVGIQEQRMSANEYRHKEAFATAEAGLDRAKAFLAANRQGFSGWGWTACAGTETTPPCGDGTANQFGSAWSWVNVYTLSGGDALSGLTWDSADGPFILTQNDGTPITATTSFQPVTLVAQASSADGTGRAVVRQSMSRYLIAQPGPVPPLMAPTVPLGATSPWSATPTTTSTSRRSIYPTVMTSPAAGRCCPSGPRIRSLRAAHGKPVDLALSGTGLRRPTPAVSAPIS; encoded by the coding sequence ATGCACATCCAGAGCTTTGCGGCCAAAGCCCACCAGCGCGGCGTGTCCACCCTGGTAGTGGCCATCGTGCTGCTGATCGCCGCCACCTTCCTGACCTTCTTCGCCGCCAAGGTGGGCATTCAGGAACAGCGCATGTCGGCCAACGAATACCGGCACAAGGAAGCCTTCGCCACCGCCGAAGCCGGCCTGGACCGGGCCAAGGCATTCCTGGCTGCCAACCGTCAGGGGTTCTCGGGCTGGGGCTGGACCGCCTGTGCCGGCACCGAGACCACGCCGCCTTGCGGCGATGGCACGGCCAACCAGTTCGGATCTGCTTGGTCCTGGGTCAACGTCTACACGTTGAGTGGCGGCGACGCTCTGAGTGGTCTGACCTGGGACTCCGCCGACGGCCCGTTCATCCTGACCCAGAACGACGGGACGCCCATTACCGCTACGACCAGCTTCCAACCGGTCACCTTGGTGGCGCAGGCATCCTCTGCTGACGGTACCGGCCGCGCCGTGGTGCGCCAGAGCATGTCGCGCTATTTGATCGCCCAGCCCGGCCCGGTGCCGCCACTGATGGCGCCGACGGTGCCGTTGGGGGCAACTTCACCGTGGTCGGCAACCCCAACCACGACCTCGACATCTCGGAGGTCAATCTATCCAACTGTGATGACCTCACCGGCAGCGGGCAGATGCTGTCCATCTGGTCCGAGGATCCGCTCCCTTCGAGCGGCACATGGCAAACCTGTGGATTTGGCTCTTTCCGGGACGGGCCTTCGCCGACCGACACCCGCTGTATCGGCCCCGATATCGTAG
- a CDS encoding LuxR C-terminal-related transcriptional regulator: MIILASSDAAVRERWSGAVADGSASAQHNVELAALLALHPAPLLLLDLELAGLGGMAAVADLIGRHAGCRTVVMSRSPNEDEGIAALRAGARGYCNLYIDPRLLTKVISTVQAGEVWAGRKLIDRLVQMIISSPAPRSPSNIDTAAFDALTPREREIAVLVGEGVSNKIIARRLDITERTVKAHLGAVFSKLGIPGRLQLALLVTGRAERASAARTGPH; the protein is encoded by the coding sequence ATGATCATTCTGGCCAGCAGTGACGCCGCCGTTCGGGAGCGCTGGAGCGGCGCCGTGGCGGACGGGTCCGCGTCGGCACAGCACAACGTCGAGTTGGCGGCCTTGCTGGCGCTGCATCCGGCGCCGCTGCTGTTGCTGGATCTGGAGCTCGCCGGTCTCGGCGGCATGGCCGCGGTGGCGGACCTGATCGGCCGCCATGCCGGCTGCCGGACGGTGGTCATGAGCCGCAGCCCGAACGAGGACGAGGGCATCGCCGCCCTGCGCGCCGGTGCCCGCGGATATTGCAACCTCTACATCGACCCGCGGCTTCTGACGAAGGTCATAAGTACCGTGCAGGCGGGCGAAGTCTGGGCCGGTCGCAAGCTCATCGACCGCCTGGTGCAGATGATCATCAGCAGCCCGGCGCCGCGCAGTCCCTCGAACATCGACACGGCGGCGTTCGATGCGCTGACCCCGCGCGAGCGCGAAATCGCCGTGCTGGTCGGGGAGGGCGTCAGCAACAAGATCATCGCGCGCCGGCTCGACATCACCGAGCGCACCGTCAAGGCCCACCTGGGCGCCGTGTTCAGCAAGCTGGGCATCCCCGGCCGCCTGCAGCTGGCCCTGCTGGTCACCGGCCGCGCCGAGCGCGCCAGCGCCGCGCGAACAGGGCCGCACTGA
- a CDS encoding type IV pilin protein, whose protein sequence is MHGHTRTRGFTLIELMIVVAMIGILAAIAVPAYQEYARKARRADAKRALIALQLQQEKWRASNIRYTTTLADLNWPSTSNDGYYRLRIFPVANVSATAYNMEAQPIGRQANDRCRTFAVNQNGNNTTGSYADADCWK, encoded by the coding sequence ATGCACGGACACACACGCACACGCGGTTTCACGTTGATCGAGTTGATGATCGTCGTGGCGATGATCGGCATTCTGGCCGCCATCGCCGTGCCGGCGTACCAGGAGTACGCCCGCAAGGCGCGGCGGGCCGACGCCAAGCGGGCGTTGATCGCACTGCAGTTGCAGCAGGAGAAGTGGCGGGCGAGCAATATCAGGTACACCACCACGTTAGCTGACCTGAACTGGCCGAGCACCTCGAACGACGGTTACTACAGACTGAGAATCTTCCCTGTAGCCAATGTCAGCGCCACTGCCTACAACATGGAAGCCCAGCCCATCGGTCGACAGGCCAACGACCGCTGCCGCACGTTTGCCGTCAACCAGAACGGCAACAACACGACCGGCAGTTACGCCGACGCCGACTGCTGGAAATAA
- a CDS encoding sulfotransferase domain-containing protein, translated as MSTNPPLTRPRSVQEMLERVQHMITPQSMGRALAFQPRPSDVFIATFPKSGTTWLQQIVHGLRTGGDMEFDEITQVVPWLETALDLGLDIDGPQRAQPRAYKCHLPWPMIPKGGRYLVAVRDPGDVLVSQFHFWNGWFFEAGSVTVQDIARDLFLNEILPFNYYRHLQTWWPQRREPHTLMLCYESMLADPEAAVRRIAGFIGVPLDGALLQRVLDQSSVEFMRAHARQFDDHLLREARDAACGLPPGNTGGSKVRAGRAGANTTELTDTVRAALDAAWQQHIAGPLGIADYAALRRALETGA; from the coding sequence ATGAGCACCAACCCACCCCTGACGCGCCCGCGCTCGGTCCAGGAAATGCTCGAACGCGTGCAGCACATGATCACGCCGCAGAGCATGGGCCGCGCGCTGGCCTTCCAGCCGCGCCCGAGCGACGTGTTCATCGCCACCTTTCCCAAGAGCGGCACCACCTGGCTGCAGCAGATCGTGCACGGCCTGCGCACCGGCGGCGACATGGAATTCGACGAGATCACGCAGGTCGTGCCGTGGCTGGAGACGGCGCTCGATCTGGGCCTCGACATCGACGGCCCGCAGCGCGCCCAGCCGCGGGCCTACAAATGCCACCTGCCGTGGCCGATGATTCCCAAGGGCGGCCGGTACCTGGTCGCCGTGCGCGATCCGGGCGACGTGCTGGTGTCGCAGTTCCACTTCTGGAACGGCTGGTTCTTCGAGGCCGGCAGCGTCACCGTCCAGGACATCGCCCGCGACCTGTTCCTGAACGAGATCCTGCCGTTCAACTACTACCGCCACCTGCAGACCTGGTGGCCGCAGCGGCGGGAACCGCACACCCTGATGCTGTGCTACGAGTCCATGCTGGCCGATCCCGAGGCCGCCGTGCGGCGCATCGCGGGCTTCATCGGCGTGCCGCTGGACGGGGCGCTGCTGCAGCGGGTGCTGGACCAGTCGAGCGTCGAGTTCATGCGCGCCCACGCCCGCCAGTTCGACGATCACCTGCTGCGCGAGGCGCGCGACGCGGCCTGCGGCCTGCCGCCGGGCAACACCGGCGGCAGCAAGGTGCGCGCCGGCCGCGCCGGAGCCAACACCACCGAACTGACCGACACCGTGCGGGCCGCACTGGACGCCGCCTGGCAGCAGCACATTGCCGGCCCGCTGGGCATTGCCGATTACGCCGCGCTGCGGCGGGCGCTGGAGACGGGCGCCTGA
- a CDS encoding IS481 family transposase, translating into MLIALHKQARTTPHVRAQIAASDEPVAVLARRFGVTEPTIYKWKRRPDVYDRPHTAHRLQTTLTPGQEAIVVYLRRALLLPLDDLLAVTREFLCPDVSRSGLDRCLRRHGVGNLRALRPAPDKAVSKTFKTYVPGFVHVDVKYLPQMADEDRRRFLFVAIDRATRWVYVALKADKSARSARAFLSALATACPVRITRLLTDNGTEFTDRLFGSRARAPTGTHEFDRLCQELGIEHRLTPPRHPQTNGMVERFNGRIADLLRTHHFRSSEDLEQTLHRYVTLYNHHLPQKALNAQTPAQALQHWYASKPELFHRRPNNRPGRDT; encoded by the coding sequence ATGCTGATTGCACTGCACAAACAAGCCCGCACCACGCCCCACGTGCGGGCGCAGATCGCGGCCAGTGATGAGCCGGTGGCGGTGCTGGCCCGCCGCTTTGGCGTCACCGAGCCGACGATCTACAAATGGAAGCGGCGCCCGGATGTCTACGACCGGCCGCACACCGCGCACCGCCTGCAAACGACGTTGACCCCCGGCCAGGAGGCGATCGTGGTCTACCTGCGCCGGGCCCTGCTGCTGCCGCTGGACGACCTGCTGGCGGTGACGCGCGAGTTCCTGTGTCCGGACGTGTCCCGCTCCGGGCTGGACCGCTGCCTGCGCCGCCACGGCGTGGGCAACCTGCGCGCCCTGCGCCCGGCGCCGGACAAAGCGGTCAGCAAGACCTTCAAGACCTACGTGCCCGGCTTTGTGCACGTCGACGTGAAGTACCTGCCGCAGATGGCCGACGAGGACCGGCGCCGGTTCCTGTTCGTGGCCATCGATCGGGCCACCCGCTGGGTTTACGTGGCCCTGAAAGCCGACAAGAGCGCGCGCTCGGCGCGCGCCTTCCTCAGTGCCCTGGCCACGGCCTGCCCGGTGCGCATCACGCGCCTGCTCACCGACAACGGCACCGAGTTCACGGACCGGCTGTTCGGGAGCCGGGCGCGGGCCCCGACCGGGACGCATGAGTTCGATCGCCTGTGCCAGGAACTGGGCATCGAGCACCGTCTGACGCCCCCGCGCCACCCGCAGACCAATGGCATGGTCGAGCGCTTCAACGGGCGCATCGCGGACCTGCTGCGCACGCACCACTTCAGGTCCAGCGAGGACCTGGAGCAGACCCTGCACCGCTATGTCACGCTCTACAACCACCACTTGCCGCAGAAGGCACTGAACGCCCAGACTCCGGCTCAAGCGCTTCAGCACTGGTACGCTTCAAAACCGGAGCTGTTTCATCGAAGGCCAAATAATCGGCCGGGACGTGACACGTAG
- a CDS encoding type I secretion system permease/ATPase, translating into MENSAPPAVAWPLAAVDSQRPEDPLLDCLIFLTRLHQRPKSAQALTAGLPLQDGCLTPALFARSAARAGINARLVRRPLDAINAALLPVVLLLHERRAVVLLGWQADGAARIADPDTGMGEDIWPRQQLLDQYAGSALLVRPAPVFDERSADHGALRSGHWFWGTLRKLWPIYGEVLLAAFLVNLFALALPLFTMNVYNRVVPNRAVETLWVLAIGVAVVALFDVLMRSLRAYFLDVAGKKFDVALSARLFEQVMGLRMEARPRSVGAFANQLSEFESFREFITSATLTTLIDLPFALLFLAVIAWIGGPLVFVPLVLMPVVILYGWRAQVRLRDLVQQSMRQASQKQATLIETLTGFETLRSVGAAGPIQRRWEQVVASMARLGMRSRLLSASVINVAGLAVQLSSLGILVYGVHRIIEGDLSVGGLIACVMLAGRALAPLAQVAGLLVRFDQSMAALRSVNQIMQLPVERPPERNFLHRPVLQGAIEFSNVSFSYPGQQIAALDNISLKIAPGERVAVIGRIGSGKSTLEKLILGLYEPTAGAVLLDGIDLRQIDPADVRRNIGYVPQDVTLFFGSLRDNIALAAPQADDETILRAAELAGVMSFVSRHPAGLEQQIGERGEGLSGGQRQAVAIARGLLLEPPVLIMDEPTNAMDNSSEEQFKNRLLPLLDGRTLLLVTHRASLLSLVGRVIVMDGGRIVADGPKEQVLEALRGGRLTGRPA; encoded by the coding sequence ATGGAAAATTCAGCCCCGCCGGCGGTAGCCTGGCCGCTTGCTGCGGTCGATTCCCAGCGCCCGGAAGACCCGTTGCTGGATTGTCTGATCTTCCTGACCCGCCTGCATCAGCGGCCAAAATCCGCGCAGGCGCTGACCGCCGGTCTGCCCCTGCAGGATGGCTGCCTCACGCCGGCGCTGTTTGCACGTTCGGCGGCGCGCGCCGGGATCAACGCCCGCCTGGTGCGTCGCCCGCTGGATGCCATCAACGCCGCGCTGTTGCCGGTGGTATTGCTGCTGCACGAACGGCGAGCCGTGGTGCTGCTGGGCTGGCAGGCCGACGGCGCGGCGCGCATCGCCGATCCGGATACCGGCATGGGCGAGGATATCTGGCCGCGTCAGCAACTGCTGGATCAGTACGCCGGCAGCGCACTGCTGGTGCGGCCCGCGCCGGTGTTCGACGAGCGCAGCGCCGACCACGGTGCGCTGCGCTCGGGGCACTGGTTCTGGGGCACCCTGCGCAAGCTGTGGCCGATCTACGGCGAGGTGCTGCTGGCGGCGTTTCTGGTGAACCTGTTTGCCCTGGCACTGCCGCTGTTCACCATGAACGTCTACAACCGGGTGGTGCCCAACCGCGCCGTCGAAACCCTGTGGGTGCTGGCCATCGGCGTGGCAGTGGTGGCGCTGTTCGATGTGCTGATGCGTTCCCTGCGGGCGTATTTTCTGGACGTTGCCGGCAAGAAATTCGACGTGGCGCTGTCGGCGCGCCTGTTCGAGCAGGTGATGGGGCTGCGCATGGAGGCCCGCCCGCGCTCGGTTGGCGCCTTCGCCAACCAGCTGTCGGAGTTCGAGAGCTTTCGCGAGTTCATCACATCGGCCACGCTGACCACGCTGATCGACCTGCCGTTCGCGCTGCTGTTCCTGGCCGTGATCGCCTGGATCGGCGGGCCGCTGGTATTCGTGCCGCTGGTGCTGATGCCGGTGGTCATTCTCTATGGCTGGCGGGCGCAGGTGCGCCTGCGCGACCTGGTGCAGCAGAGCATGCGCCAGGCCTCACAAAAGCAGGCCACGCTGATCGAGACGCTGACCGGTTTCGAGACCCTGCGCAGCGTCGGCGCCGCCGGACCCATCCAGCGCCGCTGGGAGCAGGTGGTCGCCAGCATGGCGCGCCTTGGCATGCGCTCGCGGCTGCTGTCGGCGTCGGTCATCAACGTGGCCGGTCTTGCCGTACAGCTGTCATCGCTGGGCATCCTGGTCTACGGCGTGCATCGCATCATCGAGGGCGATCTGAGCGTCGGCGGCCTGATTGCGTGCGTCATGCTGGCCGGTCGGGCGCTGGCGCCGCTGGCGCAGGTCGCGGGGCTGTTGGTGCGCTTTGACCAGTCGATGGCGGCGCTGCGCTCGGTCAACCAGATCATGCAGTTGCCGGTGGAGCGTCCGCCCGAGCGCAATTTCCTGCACCGGCCGGTGCTGCAGGGCGCGATCGAGTTCAGCAACGTCAGTTTCAGCTACCCTGGCCAGCAGATCGCGGCACTGGACAATATTTCACTCAAGATCGCGCCCGGCGAGCGGGTGGCCGTGATCGGTCGCATCGGGTCCGGCAAGAGCACGCTCGAGAAACTGATCCTGGGCCTGTACGAGCCGACCGCCGGCGCGGTGCTGCTGGACGGCATCGACCTGCGCCAGATCGACCCGGCCGACGTGCGCCGCAACATCGGTTATGTGCCGCAGGACGTGACGCTGTTCTTCGGCAGCCTGCGCGACAACATCGCCCTGGCGGCGCCGCAGGCCGATGACGAGACGATCCTGCGCGCGGCGGAACTGGCCGGCGTGATGAGCTTCGTGTCCCGCCATCCGGCCGGTCTCGAGCAGCAGATCGGCGAGCGCGGCGAGGGCCTGTCCGGCGGTCAGCGCCAGGCGGTGGCCATCGCCCGCGGCCTGCTGCTGGAACCGCCGGTGCTGATCATGGACGAACCGACCAACGCCATGGACAACTCCTCCGAAGAGCAATTCAAGAACCGCCTGCTGCCGCTGCTGGATGGGCGCACGCTGCTGCTGGTGACGCACCGGGCCTCGCTGCTGTCGCTGGTCGGGCGGGTCATCGTCATGGACGGCGGGCGGATCGTCGCCGACGGCCCCAAGGAGCAGGTGCTCGAAGCCCTGCGCGGTGGTCGCCTGACCGGGCGGCCGGCATGA
- a CDS encoding PilW family protein, whose protein sequence is MSINISTSLPMIKSLMRQNLRARPQRARSAGFTLIELMVSLVLGLVVIGGVMGVFMSTYQANAQNIKAVRLNEEMRAVMSLMTRDIRRAGVRTLAWQPSLLGSDNPFSTAPTAGMWTVSNMSGVAANSCVRLAYSVSTGDGTADDDTAATNRFGYRLNTAGEIETYNHTGTWSCGGGGWQPVTDGNIAWVRSLVFTTTTEPGMSGVAVRTVIVNLRAATHTRSLDPNNATTTADCTNIDVVCRQLVEKIRLRNDAVL, encoded by the coding sequence ATGTCCATCAACATCTCCACCTCCCTGCCCATGATCAAGAGCCTAATGCGTCAGAATCTCCGTGCCCGGCCGCAGCGGGCACGCTCGGCCGGTTTCACCCTCATCGAACTGATGGTCTCCCTGGTGCTGGGGCTGGTCGTGATCGGCGGCGTGATGGGGGTGTTCATGAGCACCTACCAGGCCAACGCCCAGAACATCAAGGCCGTGCGCCTGAACGAGGAAATGCGCGCCGTCATGTCCCTGATGACGCGGGACATCCGGCGGGCCGGCGTGCGCACCCTTGCCTGGCAGCCGTCCCTGTTGGGCTCCGACAATCCGTTCTCGACCGCCCCCACTGCTGGCATGTGGACGGTCAGCAACATGTCCGGCGTGGCCGCCAATTCCTGCGTGCGGCTCGCTTATAGCGTCAGCACCGGTGACGGCACCGCTGATGACGATACCGCTGCGACTAATCGATTCGGGTATCGGCTCAACACCGCCGGAGAGATTGAGACTTACAACCACACGGGGACTTGGAGTTGCGGCGGTGGCGGTTGGCAGCCCGTCACTGACGGAAACATTGCCTGGGTGCGTAGCCTCGTCTTCACCACCACTACCGAGCCGGGCATGTCGGGCGTTGCGGTACGTACCGTCATCGTCAACCTGCGTGCCGCCACCCACACTCGCAGTCTCGACCCGAATAATGCAACGACAACCGCCGACTGCACCAACATCGACGTCGTCTGCCGTCAGTTGGTGGAAAAAATCCGCCTGCGCAACGACGCCGTTCTGTAA
- a CDS encoding GspH/FimT family pseudopilin: protein MLRKSFGFTLIELLVTVTIIGILAAIAVPAYTKMLERNRLKGAAESVYNDLQLARTEAIKRNQDVTVTFSGAGPSTTWAYGSRTGTTCDPSVPLSDANACQLYYRDSAGDLQPENVLRVTQSTDYPGVSIKVTFQAATSPAVALPRAEFEPHRGTADVAGTACLVLKNDKLQVRVSPLGRVLICTTTGMPGYQPCPSTSPPPCP, encoded by the coding sequence GTGCTGAGAAAAAGTTTCGGATTCACGCTGATCGAGCTGCTCGTGACGGTGACCATCATCGGCATTCTGGCCGCCATCGCCGTGCCGGCGTACACCAAGATGCTGGAGCGCAACCGGCTCAAGGGCGCGGCGGAGAGCGTCTACAACGACCTGCAACTGGCGCGGACCGAGGCGATCAAGCGCAATCAGGACGTCACCGTCACGTTTTCCGGTGCGGGGCCGTCGACGACATGGGCCTACGGCTCACGAACTGGAACCACCTGCGATCCTTCCGTGCCCCTGAGTGATGCAAATGCGTGCCAGCTTTACTATCGAGACTCGGCCGGTGATCTTCAGCCGGAAAATGTGCTGCGAGTGACTCAAAGCACCGACTACCCGGGTGTCTCTATCAAGGTCACTTTTCAGGCTGCGACGTCGCCAGCGGTGGCTTTGCCAAGAGCTGAATTCGAGCCCCATCGTGGAACAGCGGATGTGGCGGGAACCGCATGCCTTGTGCTCAAGAATGACAAATTGCAGGTGCGCGTCAGTCCGCTCGGGCGGGTTCTCATTTGCACTACCACTGGCATGCCGGGATATCAGCCATGTCCATCAACATCTCCACCTCCCTGCCCATGA
- a CDS encoding HlyD family type I secretion periplasmic adaptor subunit: protein MNFLRRRWAELRLLWRDVDRDDLDYMADTTAVDLDPAHPAGHMILLAVTVLLVVGLVWAALAQVDEVTHAEGQIIPSSQVQIVQNLEGGIVQEILVREGDVVAKDQILLRIDDTRFASSYQEGRLKYLALLAQVTRLTAETEGKPLTLPQEIEQEAPQLAEDARRLYLTRQQELASSVQILEQQRDQRQQEVFEMQSRLGQLERSNALLRDELDRTAPLAAEGVISEVELLRLKRQVNEVRGDLDGIRLRLPAARSALQESRDKIEDVRIKFRTEAQGLLNDAKAELAATAQNNTAALDRVTRTSVRSPVRGTIKRLKVTTVGGVVQPGMDLVEVVPLEDSLLVEAKVEPRDIAFLHPGQRAMVKLTAYDSTIYGALEATLEHISADSITQEDDKGGERSFFLIRVRTLDRGYIKDGDSLPIIPGMTATVDVLTGRKSVLHYLLRPINRARERALRER from the coding sequence ATGAACTTCCTGCGCCGCCGCTGGGCGGAACTGCGCCTGCTGTGGCGGGACGTCGACCGCGACGACCTGGACTACATGGCCGACACCACGGCCGTGGATCTGGATCCCGCCCACCCGGCCGGGCACATGATCCTGCTGGCAGTTACCGTGCTGCTGGTGGTGGGCTTGGTGTGGGCGGCCCTGGCCCAGGTGGACGAGGTAACCCACGCCGAGGGCCAGATCATCCCGTCCAGCCAGGTGCAGATCGTGCAGAACCTGGAAGGCGGCATCGTGCAGGAAATCCTGGTCCGCGAAGGCGACGTGGTGGCCAAGGACCAGATCCTGCTGCGCATCGACGACACGCGCTTCGCCTCGTCCTACCAGGAAGGCCGCCTCAAGTACCTGGCGCTGCTGGCGCAGGTCACGCGCCTGACCGCCGAGACCGAGGGCAAACCCCTGACCCTGCCGCAGGAAATCGAACAGGAAGCCCCGCAACTGGCCGAAGACGCGCGCCGGCTGTACCTGACGCGCCAGCAGGAACTGGCCTCCAGCGTGCAAATCCTGGAACAGCAGCGCGACCAGCGTCAGCAGGAAGTGTTCGAGATGCAGTCGCGTCTGGGCCAACTGGAACGCAGCAACGCCCTGCTGCGCGACGAACTGGACCGCACCGCGCCGCTGGCGGCCGAGGGCGTGATCTCGGAGGTCGAACTGCTGCGCCTGAAGCGCCAGGTCAACGAAGTCCGCGGCGACCTGGACGGCATCCGCCTGCGCCTGCCGGCGGCCCGCTCGGCGCTGCAGGAGAGCCGCGACAAGATCGAGGACGTCAGGATCAAGTTCCGCACCGAGGCCCAGGGGCTGCTCAACGACGCCAAGGCAGAGCTGGCCGCCACGGCCCAGAACAACACCGCGGCGCTGGACCGGGTCACGCGCACCTCGGTGCGCTCGCCGGTGCGCGGCACCATCAAGCGCCTGAAAGTGACCACCGTCGGCGGCGTGGTGCAGCCGGGCATGGACCTGGTCGAAGTCGTGCCGCTGGAGGACAGCTTGCTGGTCGAGGCCAAGGTCGAGCCGCGGGACATTGCCTTCCTGCACCCCGGCCAGCGCGCCATGGTCAAGCTGACCGCCTACGACTCCACCATCTACGGCGCACTCGAAGCGACCCTGGAGCACATCAGCGCCGACTCGATCACGCAGGAGGACGACAAGGGTGGCGAGCGCAGCTTCTTCCTGATCCGGGTGCGCACCCTGGACCGCGGCTACATCAAGGATGGCGACTCCCTGCCGATAATTCCGGGCATGACCGCCACCGTCGACGTGCTCACCGGCCGCAAGAGCGTGCTGCACTACCTGCTGCGGCCGATCAACCGTGCCAGGGAGCGGGCGCTGCGGGAGCGTTGA